In Zingiber officinale cultivar Zhangliang chromosome 1A, Zo_v1.1, whole genome shotgun sequence, the DNA window TTTCATGAGCCTATTTTAGTTCTAGTGGTGTTGCGAATGCACATAGAATGGAAAGAGACAAAAGTTATTCCAaaagcttttattttattttttaaataatattttatgagaaagaaaaatgatattttttttaaaaataaataaataaatataccttttaataaatataaaagttAAGTATAtgttttagatatttttcaaatttgggtacctaaaactaAACCTAATACCAGTTTATAAAACTTTGCGAGTTTACCAAGCCAAAtaccaatttttaaaattaataaattattatattttaaaaaatagtacatatataatattaaaatgatgATATAATTCCATATCTAATTGGCATTAATCAGCAATTTTACCACGGTCACTCACCAATATCCCGTCAGTTAACCGACAACTAACATCATTCATCCACCCATTTGCTAGAATGGATAGACATCAACTTCTGACGGACATAGACGCatgttcaaagaaaaaaaaaagacttatCCCATCCTTAGCCACTCGATAGGTCATGGGAAGCAAGACGAATAATGCATGCTTTAAGGAGCAAGGTAAAGAACAAATACCAAGTGATGTTCTTTCTTTCTATGAAGGGCCGATTGTATTCTAAAAGGATGATAATATTACCAAGCCAATCTAAAATACCAGGATACAGAAAATGGAAAATACTAATGAAAAATTTATGAAACGagtataaaatttaatattaaagttTTCTCAAATAATTAATGTCTTTGCATCTCTCTGAAAAGCAAAAACTATCGAGTTTACTTGGCTGATATTTGCTTTTCAGTGACAAATAACCAGTTAAGCACATCATTCAATAGACTCACAATCAcacagagaaaaaaaaattaagggtaTAAACTGAAGACACTATACATTGTTCAAACTTGAGAGAGCCGtgagaaataaataataatttcattaaTCCAAATGTTGGCATGCTGGTTTTTTATGCTAGCATCACCAAGCAAAACAAAAGTTCTCGTTGAAACAACCCAACTGATAATATATTGGAGAAAACAAATGTACCGAACAATACACACTGAACAATTATATGGACCTGATGTTTTCTTTCAGTGCAATAAAATCTCATTCGAGTCTAAATAACATATTGGCTATGTCAAACACCAGGAGAAGAACATAAATAGAATGGCATCAACTAATAAAAGAGGGAAAAATATATCTTCTTGCACAAGACAATGCACTAACGAAGCATGCACAAGAATGTAGAATACAGGCTCATATCAGAACTAACGACTTtcagtttaaatttttaaactataTTTCTTTCAATCTGAGCAGGAAAGATATAGAGAATTTTGGATGGAATTAAATTCCCTCCAAGTGTTCTTTGCTTTCTTCTTAGTAAATAAGAGAAATTGATAAATcttctcctttcttatccctagaTAACACAAAGATTCTAGTCCAAACAATGTACAGGCGAAAATTAGTTGAGAGGCTCAAAAAGAACTAACCTTTAACTGCAGAAACCACATTTAAAAGGGATAACATGAAGAGAAATAATAACAAGACACCTAAAGCATTATatgtcaagaaaattaaacagGATTGTAAACTAAATTGAGACAACTTTCATTTGTCAAAGTGCAATTACATAGTGCAATATACATGAAATTTTCACTAACATTTCATACGATCCAAACGACAACAAATTACTTCTTTTAATTTGGACTGTTCAACAAGCACTTCAAAGGCTTGATTTAATGCAGTATGTACATATCAAGTTGACCAATTATAGCTTCGATTAAGTAATCTATACAGGGAAGAAGTCATACAAAGCCGAAACTCTCATGATTGAAAGATTAAAAACCACAGTCAGACTATAGGAATGTTGTCAAAGGTGAAGCCTTTATAACCCTGGTACGCGTAATACGCTATCCTCGTGTAGTAAAACCCTGGCAGGAACAGCACCGATCCCAGTATCGCAAAGAAAACCCCTAAACCGTCCATCCATCCAAATCCAACCCACAGGGATCAGAAATTAGTTGAAACAAAACAAGAAAATAGAATGATAGCAAGAAAAGGAAATTCACCGTGGGCGCGATCGCCGCCGATGCGGTTGGCGGCCATGATTAAGCCGACGACGATGGAAACGGAGCCGAAGACGAGGAGGGATACGGCGAATGCAATCTCCTTGACAGGCGGGCGGTTCTGGATGGCACGGCTGGTGTCTCCCATGAAGATGTCCTCGTCGGAGATGGAGAAGGCGTGATCAACGTAGGCCATGACCGCGAGTTTCTTCCTCAAATCGACTAGGGTTTTCTAAGGAGAgatcagagagagagagagaggaagcgAAGCAATTGATGGGGTGAACGGCGATTCGGAGAGCTGCTCGTCGTCTATTTCTCCTGCGAGGGGGTAGAAACTTGGTGAAGGAGGCAGGCCGGAACGGATGGGTGGTTTAATAAATCAGCGACGTACCCGAAATTGGAATTAGATCGGTCCATTGGATCATGGATCTGACCCGGTCAAGGTCTGGGTATGACCGGATCTCACTTCCCCCAGAATTCAAATGGATCAATCCGTCCAATTAAATATTAATGGAAATAACAAGGACgccatttatttttttatttacaatTTTTTTCCCGAGAATATATATACTTCACGATTTATGCTGACTGAAAATTTTTCATTAGACCAAAtcgattaattaaattgaatatcTAATGCCAatttaaaaaaaagataataataaaaaacagCGATTTGAAAGTACCTGCTGatctattaaaattaattttaagtatcAACGAGTCAACGCCGCAGTGAGATCGAATTCACATTAAGTATTTGCTTTACCACGCCACAATAGCGAATTtacaaccaaaaaaaaaaaatctttaaatggACATGCAACTAAAAAAATACTGAACTCCTAAACTACCCGCTGTGAACGCTTCCCGTTTAATCTTGATAACTAATAGAAAACTCCCATAGCACCGAACCGATTATCCCAGACTCAACGTTACCCAACATTACCCAacctgattaattttttttttatcatgccACAATGAGATCTAACTTTGATGTCACAGTTTGATAATCACAATCTTGGACCATCCTCAAAAGGGTAGTTTTATAACGATAGATAATGTACAGTATATTAAGTTCCATCCGGGAGTAAGCACAGAAGATCTTACGTATCACATTTGGAAATATTTTACCATTGTTTTTACCACTGGGAGTATTTTTATTGTGGGGGTGGCACCAAAGAGCTTCTTCTCCCATCTCATTAAGCATTACAACGGAAATGGAGTGATTCAGTATTGGAATATAGACACTAATCAACGGGAGAGAGCCTGCATAACAAGAGAAACGATTTAGTTTGGGAACCTTAAGAACAAGCCACTTGCAGTTCACATTTATAGAGCTTAGGCAGTGAATAAATGGGTATTCCATCAATATATTGCACTCGAACGCAATATTTATAAATGCAAAAGGAGTAATTTCATGGCAGTTCTCTGGTTCGTCATATATAACAAAAGCACTCACCTCAGATGAAGAATGTTAGGAGGTAACAGTTAGCTTTCTTCATCATCCGATTTGACATTGGTCCTCTCTTGGCTCTCCTTTCTTGGATGTAGAGATGTCCCTGTAGTTCACAAAAGGTACATGAATACTAAATTATAACCAAAGGCAAGTTCTATGGTAAATAAAGACTTCACTTTATTGTCTTTTTTAAAGTAGTCGAACAATCTATGAGCTTTTGCCTTTGGACTAATTTTTAAAGCATAGGTGGATATTAATTGGCTCAATCAAAGGGCTAAACCAGTATCTGGAATAGAAATATTTCCAGGAATGTTAAATCATGACTTCTTctgtaatttaattaaaatttatcttaaaaagtTAATCACTTTAAACAAGTTTCAAGTGCTAAAATTTGAAACAATGAAGCATGTACATCAGTTTGTTAGTCTGGTTTCGATATTGTGGCATCATTCATCCTCCTCCATATTTAACTCACACATGGATGTTGTATCATTCATCCTCCTCCATATTTAACGCATATGCGGATGTTGTATCATTCGTCCCCCTACATATTTAACTCACACATGGATGGCATAGCAAAAGAAAGCTTTCAGTGTTCCCCATAGATAAGAGAAGTATATATACTACACCTAAAATATACCAAATGGTAAAAAGGATAACATATGCTTCATCATACAAACTTCAAATAAAAGTATAAtggaaatataaataaaattaaaactcagaTAAAAACAGTACACCTAGTAGGATaagacttgattgttgttgtagAATATAAACAATCCcaagtaataaaaaaaaacctcTTTCAGTAATACTAATTGTTGAACGGCATAAACTAAAAAGGGAAATTTAGCATTAATAAACAAAAGAGAGAGCTTAGTGTAAAAAGAGAAATTAGATGTGGACCCACAGTTTTTATATAAATCAAGAAAACATTCAATTATCCAACATGTAGATGGACGACAATTTTACAAAACTTGAAAACTTCAGAATTTAAGATCCGACATTTTTGTAAGCTAACATGCATATGATGGCAGCAAAACAAGAGAAACTAGAACTATATTTTCCAAATCCATACAATATAACCGAAGTTATTCATGCTCTTCATTAGTGCATTAGTTACAGTAATAAGAAATTTATTCTGCCAAGTCCATCCACCTTGCATTTTCGCCATCTAGGAATGAGCAATATCTATATGCCCTGATATGTACCCATCAAAACAATACAGGATTCGTAAGATGCAATATAaaaaatgcataaaagaaaatgtAAAAGAGGGTGTATATGGTTCAATATGTAGCTATGTCGGTGGAAAGAAATAAACCTATGTAAAAGAGAATAAAGGGTATATAAAATTAACAGAAGCTCTACTAAACTTCTGAGTTCAAGATGTTTTTATTCTCTCAGGACTCCTCTCAATATAATGAAAAGCACAGGATGTCATttcagaattttgaaaatatcaaATGAACACTCTTATTTAAAAAACAAATTCTAATAATTATTATTTCTCCATTCTTGTATTTTGGTCAAAATTCATAAATTTAATATTTCAATTTTATTCACAGATATCCGATTTTCCTCTTATATTATATATGTTTTCTCTACAATAATCAAGAGTAGCCTtctaatcttaaaattttatcactattttGTATGAGCAAAGTCTTCTTCATCTTATTTGGGAAAACCCACAGCCCATCAATGAGCAAAAGCTTCACTGACATATGGAATAAGAAGTATGATGGGCAAAATTTCCTTGTACAACCATGGTTTTGACTAGTAACGATAAGCTTTTCATGCCAATCCATGCCAGTTTCAATTGATGTGCAGAATGGTAAGTTTCACTATGTCAAAGTGGCCACTATATCTTGTACGTGGTGACTCCAAGCCACTATATGTTACTTTGCATGCTCATTGTACTTTGTGTTTATCATTTACATACATATCTTATCTAAAACATTGTTTTAGATTTATTACAGTCTGCAAATCAACCCTTTCTTGGTAGTTTGACAATTATATTCTTCTATTTcagtttgtgtgtgtgtgtgtgtgttaaaAAATTCTTTGTTAAATACATTATTGTGTTGATCTATTATTTTGCTTTATTGCAACACTCATTTGTTACttcttttagaaaaaaataaattccTACCCCAGGAGCTATAATGCAACAACAGGGCATTCAAATTATCACCCAAGCACCCACAATTCGATCCCAGCTACGAcgaatttgcaggaattttttttccaaatgaggctcgcaaccaaaggatgctgggATTTCTAGCCGCCCGCCATGAATACTTCCAATTTAGCCTGGTGGTCAGTGGGAAAATTCTTTGGGATCGGGCCGGTCACCCAGGACcaatcaatgaggctaactgagtttatcatttttttaagaaaaaaaaatcccaacTGATTAAGAAACGTATCCAACTTTTTCCATTTTAATAGGCTAAGATAAAAAAATCTCACAAGAAATTTAAATCCATAaatttgaggaaattttatttacctCTAGTGCATTTTGGAGAGCTGTTATTTTCTCATTTGTCTCACTTATTAGTAACGTTTCAAAAAACCTATGCAGATAATTTGAGGCTGGTCAATTATATAGCACAAGTGGAATATTGAGGGTGTGGTTGATAAATATAACATAAATAGAACAACAAATATTTATTAATGCCATCTAATTCATGCTTCCCATAAAATGATATATATCAACCATATAACGCAAAACACATAAAATACAATAATCAATACACAATGTATAGATCATATATAATAGTATTCATAGAATTACCATCTAAGTGTTTATGACTTGACAGGTTTCAAACTGCCAATAGGATAGAAAGGGATATCAAGTCAAATTGAGTTGGTCAAAAATGAATCAAGTAAGATAACTTAAAACATAAGCTATATGCGATCATAGGTGGTTGCTATGCAGTTCCCTTCAAAACCCGCTTGTGTGGTCTTTTTATGAAAAACTTGGTTGTTTATAAGTATAAAATGATGTATAACTTTTGCACCCAGTAATTCCTGGTCTTGAATGATAAAAttactccaagaaagatgaactGGATCTCAAAAATCCAATACATTAATCAAGAATCAACTGCACCCTCAAAAACTTGAACTTTAGAATACAAAGGCAGCGAATCTATCAGAGCCAGTTCAAAATAAGAGACAGAAAATGGCTTGTTTCCTTACCTCCAACAAAATAGGCAGAAGAGGGCCAGCCACGAGCGGTAGTGAAGGACATCATCTCCTCATCCGTCATTGGATTGGTGAGACTGCTGATGAACTCCACCACCCCGCGGTGGCGCCCGTGGTGGCGCCTGCGGGGCGGCACCCAGTAGGAGGAGCCAGGGACAAAAGGAAGCCAATCGGGAGCAGATCTACGGACTATAATGGCACGGATGGCGTCCTCGAGTCGGCGCATACCCAGAACCTCCACCTCCGACGAGGAACCATCCGCGTCGACCTCCAGTTCAAAAAGCTGCACCTTCTGGGGACGGCTGGAGAAGCGGCGGAGGTTGAGGACGACCGAGGCTCGAGATCGGCTGACGAGGCCGCAGGACGAGGCCGTCAAGGCTccggctagggttccggcgttGAGAAATCGAGTCATGAAGAGGAATTGAAGCGGAATTATGCGACTTATCAGCTCAAGTATTTTTCTCTTTTATGATTAaatgagaaaataaaaattaaaacatcgACTTATATGTAAATCGGCAAATTATTCGACTCAATCGCCCACGGAGGGggtagggatcctctggtccgcaatttgTGGACCAGAGTATGGTTCACTGTACAAGGATCATTGATTTAGATAGAGCTCACTTTTAAATTAGtagggtccatccaaatcaaggatCTATAAATTACGGACTAGAGGATCTATCCTCCCACGGAGGTACTAAATGACTAAAGGATGTTAACTTTATTACAAAGGATAAAGGATCAATTCTCTCGATGGATGTATAttgtcagaaaaaaaaaatatgctaCTTATCGGAATGCATGTATTTGTGATTTACCTTgtgatttatttcctttttataatctgATGGCATGTTATGAGGGATTTTTGGGGTGAACGTTAGGGCTGCAAATGATTCGAATCAGCTCGTGAGTTTTGCAAGCCGGTCtgaaaaatatttgattcatgtttgaatttatcgaattcgagccgaactcgaacatgtttgAACTTTTTTCTAGCCAAACTCgaacccaaattatattgttcgagccgctcgcaaaccttaatatttattaatataagttaaatatatattaaataaataaatttcgagcctttcgaaCTTATATTTgagcaataattcgaatagttcacAAACATattcgaatatttcgagccgaactcgaatccGAGTTCTAATTCGAACTAAACTCGAaccaaatattttaatttttcgagCTTCAAATTGAGCTCGGACttgaatatacctatttcgagccgaattcgagtcTTAAATTTTTCTACATATTCAGCTTGATTCAATTCGTTTACACCGTAGTGAGAATAATCATCTTTTGATATAAATATATAACTTATCGAAATGCATACATTTGTCTTATAGGGGTGATCACAGATCGGATTGATTCAGTTAttaggataaaaaactatccgaccctactagatcagataatgtaatATCAGGACCTACATCTGACCCTATATCCGACGATtcttatgtatcagatatccgacgggttatcatttatttggatatccgaccatatatccaataaaatataaaatataaatataaatacaacaaaaaaaatattttaaaatgataatagacattactcattatacgttgtagcagctaatcggaaatagctattacaacgtgtagcagcttatcgac includes these proteins:
- the LOC122021589 gene encoding transmembrane protein 230-like, with protein sequence MAYVDHAFSISDEDIFMGDTSRAIQNRPPVKEIAFAVSLLVFGSVSIVVGLIMAANRIGGDRAHGVFFAILGSVLFLPGFYYTRIAYYAYQGYKGFTFDNIPIV
- the LOC122021574 gene encoding uncharacterized protein LOC122021574 isoform X1, translated to MTRFLNAGTLAGALTASSCGLVSRSRASVVLNLRRFSSRPQKVQLFELEVDADGSSSEVEVLGMRRLEDAIRAIIVRRSAPDWLPFVPGSSYWVPPRRRHHGRHRGVVEFISSLTNPMTDEEMMSFTTARGWPSSAYFVGGTSLHPRKESQERTNVKSDDEES
- the LOC122021574 gene encoding uncharacterized protein LOC122021574 isoform X2 encodes the protein MTRFLNAGTLAGALTASSCGLVSRSRASVVLNLRRFSSRPQKVQLFELEVDADGSSSEVEVLGMRRLEDAIRAIIVRRSAPDWLPFVPGSSYWVPPRRRHHGRHRGVVEFISSLTNPMTDEEMMSFTTARGWPSSAYFVGGHIDIAHS